From Phocoena phocoena chromosome 16, mPhoPho1.1, whole genome shotgun sequence, a single genomic window includes:
- the PLA2G12B gene encoding group XIIB secretory phospholipase A2-like protein isoform X2, with amino-acid sequence MTLATSFLILWLSLGGGLAQSDTSPDAEESYSDWGLRHIRGSFESVNSYFDSFLELLGGKNGVCQYRCRYGKAPMPRPGYKPQEPNGCSSYFLGLKVPESMDLGIPAMTKCCNQLDVCYDTCGANKYRCDAKFRWCLHSICSDLKRSLGFVSNIQGCDSLADTVFNTVWTLGCRPFMNSQRAACICAEEEKEDL; translated from the exons ATGACGCTGGCCACTAGCTTCTTGATTTTGTGGCTCAGCCTGGGGGGTGGCCTGGCTCAGAGTGACACCAGCCCTGATGCAGAGGAGTCCTATTCAGACTGGGGCCTTCGGCACATCCGGGGCAGCTTTGAATCTGTCAACAGCTACTTCGATTCCTTTCTGGAACTGCTGGGAGGGAAAAATGGAGTCTGTCAGTACAGATGCCGATATG GAAAGGCACCAATGCCCAGACCTGGATACAAGCCTCAGGAGCCCAACGGCTGCAGTTCCTATTTCCTGGGTCTCAAGGTACCAGAAAGT ATGGACTTGGGCATTCCAGCAATGACCAAGTGCTGCAACCAGCTGGACGTCTGTTATGACACTTGCGGTGCCAACAAGTATCGCTGTGATGCAAAATTCCGATGGTGTCTCCACTCTATCTGCTCTGACCTTAAGCGGAGTCTGGGCTTTGTCTCCAATATACAAG GCTGTGATTCTCTGGCTGATACTGTGTTCAACACTGTATGGACCTTGGGCTGCCGGCCCTTTATGAACAGTCAGCGGGCAGCCTGCATCTgtgcagaagaggaaaaagaagacttATGA
- the PLA2G12B gene encoding group XIIB secretory phospholipase A2-like protein isoform X1: MTLATSFLILWLSLGGGLAQSDTSPDAEESYSDWGLRHIRGSFESVNSYFDSFLELLGGKNGVCQYRCRYGKAPMPRPGYKPQEPNGCSSYFLGLKVPESMDLGIPAMTKCCNQLDVCYDTCGANKYRCDAKFRWCLHSICSDLKRSLGFVSNIQVGCDSLADTVFNTVWTLGCRPFMNSQRAACICAEEEKEDL, translated from the exons ATGACGCTGGCCACTAGCTTCTTGATTTTGTGGCTCAGCCTGGGGGGTGGCCTGGCTCAGAGTGACACCAGCCCTGATGCAGAGGAGTCCTATTCAGACTGGGGCCTTCGGCACATCCGGGGCAGCTTTGAATCTGTCAACAGCTACTTCGATTCCTTTCTGGAACTGCTGGGAGGGAAAAATGGAGTCTGTCAGTACAGATGCCGATATG GAAAGGCACCAATGCCCAGACCTGGATACAAGCCTCAGGAGCCCAACGGCTGCAGTTCCTATTTCCTGGGTCTCAAGGTACCAGAAAGT ATGGACTTGGGCATTCCAGCAATGACCAAGTGCTGCAACCAGCTGGACGTCTGTTATGACACTTGCGGTGCCAACAAGTATCGCTGTGATGCAAAATTCCGATGGTGTCTCCACTCTATCTGCTCTGACCTTAAGCGGAGTCTGGGCTTTGTCTCCAATATACAAG TAGGCTGTGATTCTCTGGCTGATACTGTGTTCAACACTGTATGGACCTTGGGCTGCCGGCCCTTTATGAACAGTCAGCGGGCAGCCTGCATCTgtgcagaagaggaaaaagaagacttATGA